CCCGCTCCCACATTTTGATTGGGGTGTGCCAAAAACATTTTTTGCTTGTGAATGTGATCGCCACGCTTGCCGTGGCGTCATTACTGGCTCAATTTAGCGGCATCGTCCCGGAAGACCCCAGACTTCATGTCCTCGACCTCGTTCAAGCAGTCCATGCGGCGCCTTTGGGCACTGGATAAGTTCAGTTACAGCGTACGGGTGTTTATCGCCCTCACCGGCAGCATGGCGCTGTGCTGGTATCAGGATGAAATGTCGCTGCTGATCCCGCTGTTCCTGGGGATTATCGCCAGCGCCTTGGCCGAGACCGATGACAGTTGGCAAGGCCGCCTCAACGCCCTGGCGGTGACGCTGGTGTGTTTCAGCGTGGCGGCGCTGTCGGTGGAGCTGCTGTTTCCGTACCCGTGGATTTTCGCCATCGCCATCGCCCTGGCGAGTTTCTGCCTGACCATGCTCGGCGCCCTCGGCGAGCGCTATGGGGCGATCGCCTCAGCGACTTTGATTCTGTCGGTCTACACCATGATCGGTGTGGATCAGCGCGGTGGCGCCGTCACCGACTTCTGGCACGAACCCTTGCTGCTGGTGGCCGGCGCCGCCTGGTATGGCGCGTTGTCGGTGCTGTGGCAGGCGATGTTTTCCAACCAGCCGGTGCAACAGAGCCTGGCCCGGCTGTTTCGCGAGTTGGGGCGTTACCTCAAGCTCAAGTCATCGCTGTTCGAGCCTATTCGCCAACTGGACGTAGAAGCGCGGCGCCTGGAACTGGCCCAACAAAATGGCCGGGTGGTGGCCGCACTCAATGCGGCCAAGGAAATCATCCTGCACCGTGTCGGCAATGGCCGGCCGGGGTCCAAGGTCAGCCGCTACCTCAAGCTGTACTTCCTGGCCCAGGACATCCACGAACGCGCCAGCTCCTCCCACTACCCCTACAACGCGCTGGCCGAGGCGTTCTTCCACAGTGACGTGCTGTTCCGCTGCCAGCGCCTGCTGCGCCAGCAAGGCAAGGCCTGCCAAGCCCTCGCCGAGTCGATCCAGTTGCGCCAGCCGTTTGTCTACGACGCCAGCTTCGCCGAAGCCCTGGGCGACCTGAATGCATCCCTGGAACACCTGCGTATCCAGAGCAACCCAGCCTGGCGCGGCCTTCTGCGTTCGCTGCGGGCGCTGGCGGCCAACCTGTCGACCCTCGACCGCCTGCTCAGTGATGCCAGCAACCCCGACAGCCTGGCCGATGCCAGCGACAGCAGCCTGCTGGACCGTTCGCCGCGCAACCTCAAGGAAATGTGGACGCGCCTGCGCACCCAACTGACCCCGACTTCGCTGCTGTTCCGCCACGCCCTGCGCCTGCCCCTGGCGCTGAGTGTGGGCTACGGCATGGTGCATTTGATCCATCCGTCCCAAGGCTACTGGATCATCCTCACCACCCTGTTCGTCTGCCAGCCCAACTACGGCGCGACGCGGCGCAAGCTCGGCCAGCGGATCGTCGGCACGGCCATCGGCCTGACGGTGGCCTGGGCGCTGTTCGATCTGTTCCCCAGCCCCCTGGTGCAATCGATGTTCGCCATCGCCGCCGGGCTGGTGTTCTTTATCAACCGCACCACCCGCTACACCCTGGCCACCGCCGCCATTACCCTGATGGTGCTGTTCTGCTTCAATCAGGTGGGCGATGGCTACGGGCTGTTCCTGCCGCGCCTGTTCGATACCCTGCTTGGCAGCCTGATCGCCGGCCTGGCGGTGTTCCTGTTCCTGCCGGACTGGCAGGGCCGGCGCCTGAACAAGGTGCTGGCCAACACCCTGACCTGCAACAGCATCTACCTGCGCCAGATCATGCAGCAATATGCCGCCGGCAAGAGCGACGACCTGGCCTACCGCCTGGCCCGGCGCAATGCGCACAACGCCGACGCCGCGCTGTCCACCACCCTGGCCAACATGCTGATGGAACCGGGGCATTTCCGTAAGGAAGCCGACGTGGGCTTCCGCTTCCTGGTGCTGTCCCACACCTTGCTCAGCTACCTGTCGGGCCTGGGTGCGCACCGCGATACCCAACTGCCGGCCGACATGCGCGAACACCTGATCGAAGGCGCGGGCAAGACCCTCGCCAGCAGCATTGACGAAATTGCCACAGGGCTTGCGAACAAACAGCCGATCGCGGTGCAAAGCGATGCCGAGGAAGCGCTGGCGGTAGAGCTGGAGCAAATGCCGGATGAGATCGACGAAGCCCAGCGCCTGGTGCAGACGCAGTTGGCGTTGATCTGTCGGCAGTTGGGGCCGTTGCGTACGCTGGCGGCGCATTTGATCAAGGAGACTAGCGCGGCTTAGGCCGCCCTCGCATAAATGCTGTTGTGGCGAGCAGGCTTGTCGGAACGCCGCATCGCCCGCGCTGGGCTGCGAAGCAGCCCCGGTAAGCCGAGTGCGGTGTATCAGATAAAACGTAGCGGCTGGTTTTGGGGCTGCTGCGCAGCCCAACGCGGGGCAAGCCCGCTCGCCACAGGGGGGAGGCGTTCGTATTGCGATGGGGACCTAGAACCCCCTACATCCCATGCTGCTTCAGCAACCGCGCATAACTGCCATCGGCCTTCATCTTGCTGATCTCCCGATCAAACCCGGCAACGATCTGCTCGTGCTTGGGGTTTTTCAGGCTGACCAGAATATGCAGGCTGTTTTCGCTCAAGGGTTTGGGCAGGAACTCCACGGCATTGCGCACCCTGGGCGATTCCCGCGCCAGGTAAAAGCGTGCGACATACTCATCCTCAACCGTCAGCCGCACGCGCTGGGCAGCCAGCATGCGCACGGCCATGGCAAAGTTATGCACCGGGACTTTTTGCAGTTTTGGATCAGCATCGAAATCTGCCGAATAGGCGTAACCGCGCACCACCGCGACGGGGTAGTCGTGCAGTTGCTGAAGGTTCTGGAACTCGATGGGATCGGCGCGGCGCTTGATAAAACGCACACGGTTGAGCAGGTACTCGGCGGAAAACTGCCCCAAGTGCGTGCGCGCCTCGTCGTACCAGGCATTGATCAGCACGTCATAACGCCCATCCCCCACGCCCATCAACGCGCGCGCCCACGGCACTTGCTCGAAATCACTGGCATAGCCGGCACGCGCCAGGGCGGTGCTGACGATATCGGTAGCCAGGCCGCCATTGATCAGGGTCGCATCGGTAAACGGCGGCCACGCATCCGCCACCAGGCGCAAGCGTTCCGCGGCCACTGTAGGGGCCAGCAACAGCAATACGATCAAAGCAACGGCACGAGATAATCGCAGCATGCTTATTGTCCTTGCACAGCGGGCAGATTCTGGCGGGCGATGACGCTGGCGGGAGTACTTCCAGGTTCTGACTGTAGCTTATCGCTCGCGATGTACAGCAGATTACACAAAGAAGCAGGCCGCGAAAGCTCTCAATGATGGCAAATTGACGTCACTCACAAAAAACAGGGTTTTCCACGTGTTTGCACTATCGCCCAAGACAGTCGCCGGCCAGGGCACTACTATTCGGCTCAGGTCTTTAAGCGAGATGGAACGATGACTGTCGATTGGGTTTGCAAGCACCACAATGATCTGGGCAAGGAACAGCTCTATGCCATTTTGCGCCTGCGCTCGGAGGTGTTTGTGGTAGAGCAGAAATGCGTCTACCAGGACATCGATAACCAGGACCTGGAGGGCGATACCCACCACCTGATGGCCTGGCAGGACAATCAACTGGTGGCCTACCTGCGCCTGCTGGATCCGGAGCTGAATGGCGACGACGTGGTCATCGGCCGCGTGCTCGTGGCCGAGGCCGCGCGAGGCACCGGCCTGGGCCACCAGATGCTGGAAGAAGCCCTCAAACAGATCGACGATATCTGGCCGCAGATGCCGATCTTTCTCTCAGCCCAGGCGCATTTGCAGGGGTACTACGCAAGATGTGGGTTCAAGGTCGAGGGTGAGGTCTACCTTGAAGACGACATTCCACATATTGGTATGCGGCGCGCTTGAGATCGCTATCGCGGGCAAGCCCGCTCCCACAGGTCGATTGCGATCAAATGTGGGAGCGGGCTTGCCCGCGATAGCGTCAGACCTGCCAGCCCAATTTCAGGGGTAACCCAACACCTGCTTGACCTGCACCAGGTTGCGCTCGATCCAGCCCCGGTCAATCGCCCCCCAGTCGCGAATCCGGTAGTGCCCGGCATGGTTGCGGGCGCCATCTTCCTGCTCGAATTCACAGACGATATCCAGATCCGCCAACGCCGCGATGGTGTCCTGGGCCGTGCGCCGGGGCATGCCCGTCACCTCGGTCAACGCCGGGACGCTGCTGGCCAATTGGCTGTCGATCAGGTACGCCACATACAGGCGGCGGTAGAAACTGCTCTTGGTCTTACTCACGTCCATGATCGGTCGCCTTGTGATTAGCACTTGCCCTGCAAGTCGCGATAAGTCAGGTACACCCGCAGGTCGAACTCCACCTGATGGTAGCCGGGCATCATGTATTCGCAGAGTTTATAGAACGCCTTGTTGTGGTCCGATTCCTTGAAGTGTGCCAGTTCGTGGACGACGATCATTTTCAGGAATTGCGGCGCGGCCTCCTTGAACAACGCGGCGATGCGGATCTCTTTCTTGGACTTGAGATTGCCACCCTGCACCCGCGAGATCGTGGTGTGCAGGCCAAGGGCGCGGTGGGTCAGGTCCAGGCGGTTGTCGAACAGCACCTTGTCGATGGGCGGCGCGTTGCGCAGGTGCTCCTGCTTCAGAGCCTGGGCGTAGTTGTACAGCGCCTTGTCACTCTGCACCCCATGGCGCTCGGGGTAACGCTGCTGCAGGTAGTCGCCCAGTTGATCCTTGGCGATCAATTGGCGTACTTGCTCTTGCAGGGCGGCGGGATAGGCCTGGAGGTATTTCAGCGCAGTCATGGGTTCGAACGGCAGGGGCTTGAGGCCGCCAGTGTAGCGAATTCAGCAGGGGCCTGCGCGCAGCGCGAAAGGCTGTGGCCACAGGGAAATCTCTTTGACTGTGAGGGGCAGGGCCACCAGCGGCCCCTGGATAAACTGGCAGCCATTGGCTTGCAACCAGTGGCACTGCTCAAGGGTCTCTACACCTTCGGCAATCACCAGCAAGCCGAAGTGCCCACACAGTTCGATAATGCTGCGGGCCAGCGCCGCCTCCCGCGGCGAGCCGAGCACGCGGGCCACCAGGCCGGGGTCGAGTTTGAGGGTGTCGAACTCCAGGTCACGCAGATGGGCCAGGGAGCAGTTGCCCGAACCGAAGTCATCCAGGGCTATGCGTACCCCCAGGTGTCGTAGCTGCCTGAGCTGCTTGGTGGACTCTTCAATATTGTGCATCAGGCTTTCTTCGGCGATTTCCACTTCCAGTTGCCGCCCGTGCAGCCCATGTCGCTCCAGTGCCTGCTGCAGTTGAGGCACCAGGTTGGGCATATTGAACTGGCTGCTGCTCAGGCTCACGCTGAGCACCCATTCGTCGCTCATGACCGATGCCCAGGTCTGGCGCGCCAATGCCACCTGATGGTAAATCCAACTGCTGAGCTGGCTGATCAGGCGCGCCTCCTCCAGCAAGGGCATGAACAACCCAGGCGGCACGTCGCCCACACTCGGATGCTGCCAGCGCAACAAGGCTTCGACACCGCGCAGGTGCCCATCCAGCAGGGACACCTGGGGCTGGTACACCAACGTCACCTGCTTGTGGTCGATGGCCTCGCGCACACTGCTTTCAAGCATCAGGCGCGAGCGGGCCCGGCCGTTCATTTCCTGATCGTAATAGCGATATTGCTGACGCCCTGCCCGCTTGGCTTCGTACATGGCGATATCGGCGGCACGCAGCAGGCCGGACAAATCGCGGCCGCAATCGGGGAACGTGGCGATGCCAATACTGACCCCCAGCATGACCTCCAGGCCATCCACCTGCTGGCAGATCGATACCCGCTCGATCAACTGTTCGGCGAGCTTGGCGGCCTGTTCCGCGTATTCCAGCTCCAGCAACGCGACGAACTCATCCCCACCAAGGCGGCCAAGAATGTCGCAACTGCGCAGGCACAGTTCCAATTGCTCCGAGACCCAGCGCAGCACCCGGTCGCCGGCGTCGTGCCCCACCGAATCGTTGACCCGCTTGAAACCGTCCAGGTCCATGTACAGCAGCACCATGGCATGCTCGCTACGCTCGTTGCGCAGCAGGATCGTCTCCACGGTCTGGTAAAAACCACGCCGGTTGAGCAACCCGGTGAGCGGGTCGGTGACGGCCTGGGACTCCAGTTGCTGGTGCAGATGGCGCACCTGCGACATGTCTTGCACAGTCACCACCATGGCCCTCTGCTCCGGGGGCAACGGCGCACAGGACATCGCCACCGGCAACTGCTGGCCGGGTGCGGTGCGCAGGATTGCATCATGCAGGCGCCAGGTTTCGCCACGCAGGTAGCCGGTATACAGCTCGCAGCTGAACCAGTCAGGCATATGGGGTTTTTGCAGGAAGCCCAGGAACGCCTGGCCTTGCAACTCGTCCACCGTGGCATTGAGCAATCGTGAAATGGCCGGATTGGCGTAGCTGACTACCCCGTCTTCGCCCACCACCAGAATGCCCTCGGCGGCGTTGTCGAGCACCGAGGCATTAAAGGCCCGAGCCGCCTCCAGGTCATGACTCAGACGCTGCAAGGCCCGGCGGTTACGCTGATGCTCCAGCAAGGCCTGGACCTTGGGCTTGAGAATATTCGGGTCAAAGGGTTTGAACAGGTAGTCGATGGCGCCACTGGCATAGCCTTCGAGCACGGCGGCGGGCGATTGCTCAGTGGCACTCAGGAAGATGATCGGCGTCATGCGGGTGCGCTGACTGCCGCGCATCAAACGCGCCACTTCGAAGCCGTCCATGCCCGGCATCCGCACATCCAGCAACACCAGGTCGACATCACGCGCCAGTAGCAGTCCCAGGGCTTCCTCGCCGGAGCCCGCGGTCAACACCTGCCAGTCCTCGCACTGTAGGAGCGCGCGCATGCTGATCAGGTTTTCCGGGTAGTCATCGACCACCAGGAGCACTGAAGAGCCTTCGGCCAGGGTTGGAGCGGATTCCATGCTGCATCTCTTCCTTGAGGGTTCGTTCCGGTCAATTTTGAGACAAAACCAGACACTTAATGTGGAGTCACTCTAGCCTCGGATCCCTTAAAGCAGAAGGCACGACGGGAGCATCATTGCGCCAAAGCGCACACAACCGACTAACGGTCAGGCGCTACAGCCCCCGGATTACGGGAAAGATGGCTTTTTGACAGGCTATTGACGCCAATAAACCGCCTGAAAATCATTAACAAACCGTTACCAGCCGCTTATAAAGAACGCGCCACCCCTCGGGCCAAAGCCTTTTGACCCCTCTTTCGTACAACAAAGGCGCACTCCATGATTGATCTGTCCACCTGGAACCTGAGCATCCCTGTTGGCACTCCACCCGCCACCATCGACACGCCTAAACTGCTCAGCGGCTTCAAGGGCAAGTACTTCCAGGCCGAAGGCAGCAGCGCGCAATTCTGGTCCCCCGTCACCGGTACCCGCACCGAAAACGCGATCTACCCGCGCAGCGAACTGCGCGAAACCTATGCCGATGGCCGGCTGCGCAACTGGACCTATCCCGAAGCCGATAACTACCTGCGCGCCACCCTGGCCATCAATCAGGTGCCCTCCTCGGGCAAGATTGTCATCGGTCAGATCCACGCCTATGACAGCCAGAAACCACTGGTCAAAGTCGAATACCAGTACAAGGAAAAAACCCAGACCGGCAACATCGTCGCCAAAGTGCGCATGCGCCCGGATGACAGCAAAGGTCGGGTGATCATCGTGGCCGAGAATGTGCCACTGCAGCGCAACTTCACCTACGTCATCCACCTGAACAAGGCCGGCCTGCTGAACATTGAAGCCGCCAACGGCCAATGGAACGAACGCCTGGGCGCGGCCTGGGGCAAAAAGCCTTTGTACTTCAAGGCCGGTGTGTATGTGCAAGACAACAGCGGCGACAGCAAAGAGGGTGGCAAAGTGACATTTGCCAAACTGGATATCGATCACAACTGACAGTCCGATCATTCTCACGACGCTTTAGGACAGAACCGCGACCCTGGGTCTCGACTTTTTTGTAGGACAATTCGAGTATGGCGCCGCGCACGCGCAATGCTTCCCTATAAGAAAGTCATGGAGACTCACCAATGCCCTTCACTCGCACCCTACTCGCCCTTTCCATGGGCATGGTTCTGCTGCAAAACCCGGCCTTCGCTGCTCCGCCGTTGTCGATGACCGACGGGGTGGCCCAGGTCAATATCCAAGACAGCAACGCCTGGGTTGAGATCAGCAAAGCCGCGTTCGAACACAACATCCGCACCCTGCAAACCAGCCTCGCCGACAAGTCGAAAATCTGCGCCGTGCTCAAAGCGGACGCTTATGGCCACGGTATCGGCCTGCTGATGCCGTCGGTGATCAAGCTCGGCGTACCTTGCGTGGGCGTGGCCAGCAATGAAGAAGCCCGCGTCGTACGTGAAAGCGGCTTCAAGGGCCAACTGATCCGCGTACGCACCGCCGCGTTGAGCGAGCTGGAAGCGGCGCTGCCATACAACGTCGAAGAGCTGGTGGGCAACCTCGACTTCGCCGTGCGCGCCAGCCTGATCGCCGAACATCATGGCCGCCCTTTGGTGGTCCACCTGGGCCTGAACTCCAGCGGCATGAGCCGCAACGGCGTAGAAATGACCACCGCCCAAGGCCGGCGCGATGCCGTGGCCATCACCAAGGTACCGAACCTGGAAGTGAAGGCGATCATGACCCACTTCGCCGTCGAAGACGCCGCCGACGTGCGCGCCGGCCTCAAGGCCTTCAACGAGCAGGCCAACTGGCTGATCAACGTCGCCCAACTGGACCGCAGCAAAATCACCCTGCACGCCGCCAACTCCTTCGCCACCCTGGAAGTGCCCGAGTCCCGCCTGGACATGGTGCGCCCCGGCGGCCTGCTGTTCGGCGACACCGTGCCATCGTTCACCGAGTACAAGCGGGTGATGCAGTTCAAGTCCCACGTGGCCTCGGTCAACAGCTACCCCAAGGGCAACACCGTCGGCTACGACCGCACCTACACCCTGGCGCGGGATTCGAAACTGGCCAACATCACCGTGGGCTATTCCGACGGCTATCGCCGAGCGTTCACCAATAAAGGCATCGTGCTGATCAATGGGCATCGGGTGCCGGTGGTGGGCAAGGTGTCGATGAACACCTTGATGGTGGATGTGACCGATGTGCCGAGCGTGAAGAGTGGGGATGAGGTGGTGCTGTTTGGCAAGCAGGGGAATGTGCAGACGAGCCAGGCCGAGGTTGAGGATATCAATGGGGCGTTGTTGGCGGATCTCTACACCGTCTGGGGCAACTCGAACCCCAAAGTGCTGGTTGATCAATAAGCACCGCAAATCAAATGTGGGAGCGGGCTTGCCCGCGATGGCGGTGGGTCAGGCAACAAATGTATTGGCTGAACCACCGCAATCGCGAGCAAGCCCGCTTGTATGTTTAGACTTGAAGGGGTGGGCGGCGACTAAAAGCCCGATTCCGACTCTAGCCAGTACGGACCGTGGGAGACTTCTCGTCCCGCCCTTTCTACCCTAAGCGCCGATAAGGAATTCATCGGGAAAACCGACAATAGAGGCAAGCCAGCGCTGGGATAGACCCCGACAAGCCCTTAAACCCTAGCTCCGAGGATTAGTTATGACAATCCTTACTTCACCAACGGTTGTGGGTATCGATGTGGCCAAGGCCGAAATCGTTGCCTACCGCGAAGACCTCAACGCCACTCAAGCCATTGCCAACGACCGCGATGCTCTTGGTCGCTGGCTCAACACATTACCTGCCAACAGCTCAATTGCCCTGGAAGCCACCAGCACTTACCACTTGGACACAGCTGAACTCGCCCATGAAATAGGACATCGGGTTTACGTTGTAGACGCTTATCGGTTGAGCCATTACCGCGAAAGCATTGGCCAGCGGGCGAAAACCGACCCTTGTGATGCACGTTTATTAGCGCGCTACCTGAGCAGCGAGCAGAAACGGCTACGGCTCTGGAGTCCACCTCCGCAGGCTTACAAGTTATTGAAAAGCTTGCTACACCGACGTGCAGAGCTTATCAACTTGCGTGTAAGCCTTACACTGAGCTGGTCAGGCGAACCGCTTTTGAAAGACGAGTTGGCCCAGCAGTTAAAGTCCTTCAAACAAGCTGAGCAGGTCATTCAGAAGTTGCTGCACAAGGTCAGTAAAGAGGCGGGCATCACCGAAAATATCAAGCGCTGCAAAGCCATTGAGGGAGTGGGTGATCTTACGGCTACTGGTCTAGCGACAGCCTTCATGCGCGGTCAGTTCGCCAATGGCGATGCATTCATCGCTTTCTTGGGGATGGATCTGAGACCAAAAGATTCCGGAAAAAAGGCCGGCCCTCGGCACTTGAGTAAAAAGGGCGATTCAGAGTTGCGGCGCCTTGCTCACAACGCAGCGATGGCCGCTAGCCGATCTGCGACCTGGAAACCGTACTACGAGTCTTACCTGGCCCGGGGACTGGCAAAGACCCAAGCCCTGGTGATCCTCGCCCGCAAGCTCTGCCGGGTGGCATTCGCGCTGATG
The Pseudomonas hygromyciniae genome window above contains:
- a CDS encoding M48 metallopeptidase family protein, yielding MTALKYLQAYPAALQEQVRQLIAKDQLGDYLQQRYPERHGVQSDKALYNYAQALKQEHLRNAPPIDKVLFDNRLDLTHRALGLHTTISRVQGGNLKSKKEIRIAALFKEAAPQFLKMIVVHELAHFKESDHNKAFYKLCEYMMPGYHQVEFDLRVYLTYRDLQGKC
- the yccS gene encoding YccS family putative transporter — protein: MSSTSFKQSMRRLWALDKFSYSVRVFIALTGSMALCWYQDEMSLLIPLFLGIIASALAETDDSWQGRLNALAVTLVCFSVAALSVELLFPYPWIFAIAIALASFCLTMLGALGERYGAIASATLILSVYTMIGVDQRGGAVTDFWHEPLLLVAGAAWYGALSVLWQAMFSNQPVQQSLARLFRELGRYLKLKSSLFEPIRQLDVEARRLELAQQNGRVVAALNAAKEIILHRVGNGRPGSKVSRYLKLYFLAQDIHERASSSHYPYNALAEAFFHSDVLFRCQRLLRQQGKACQALAESIQLRQPFVYDASFAEALGDLNASLEHLRIQSNPAWRGLLRSLRALAANLSTLDRLLSDASNPDSLADASDSSLLDRSPRNLKEMWTRLRTQLTPTSLLFRHALRLPLALSVGYGMVHLIHPSQGYWIILTTLFVCQPNYGATRRKLGQRIVGTAIGLTVAWALFDLFPSPLVQSMFAIAAGLVFFINRTTRYTLATAAITLMVLFCFNQVGDGYGLFLPRLFDTLLGSLIAGLAVFLFLPDWQGRRLNKVLANTLTCNSIYLRQIMQQYAAGKSDDLAYRLARRNAHNADAALSTTLANMLMEPGHFRKEADVGFRFLVLSHTLLSYLSGLGAHRDTQLPADMREHLIEGAGKTLASSIDEIATGLANKQPIAVQSDAEEALAVELEQMPDEIDEAQRLVQTQLALICRQLGPLRTLAAHLIKETSAA
- the alr gene encoding alanine racemase encodes the protein MPFTRTLLALSMGMVLLQNPAFAAPPLSMTDGVAQVNIQDSNAWVEISKAAFEHNIRTLQTSLADKSKICAVLKADAYGHGIGLLMPSVIKLGVPCVGVASNEEARVVRESGFKGQLIRVRTAALSELEAALPYNVEELVGNLDFAVRASLIAEHHGRPLVVHLGLNSSGMSRNGVEMTTAQGRRDAVAITKVPNLEVKAIMTHFAVEDAADVRAGLKAFNEQANWLINVAQLDRSKITLHAANSFATLEVPESRLDMVRPGGLLFGDTVPSFTEYKRVMQFKSHVASVNSYPKGNTVGYDRTYTLARDSKLANITVGYSDGYRRAFTNKGIVLINGHRVPVVGKVSMNTLMVDVTDVPSVKSGDEVVLFGKQGNVQTSQAEVEDINGALLADLYTVWGNSNPKVLVDQ
- a CDS encoding putative bifunctional diguanylate cyclase/phosphodiesterase, with amino-acid sequence MESAPTLAEGSSVLLVVDDYPENLISMRALLQCEDWQVLTAGSGEEALGLLLARDVDLVLLDVRMPGMDGFEVARLMRGSQRTRMTPIIFLSATEQSPAAVLEGYASGAIDYLFKPFDPNILKPKVQALLEHQRNRRALQRLSHDLEAARAFNASVLDNAAEGILVVGEDGVVSYANPAISRLLNATVDELQGQAFLGFLQKPHMPDWFSCELYTGYLRGETWRLHDAILRTAPGQQLPVAMSCAPLPPEQRAMVVTVQDMSQVRHLHQQLESQAVTDPLTGLLNRRGFYQTVETILLRNERSEHAMVLLYMDLDGFKRVNDSVGHDAGDRVLRWVSEQLELCLRSCDILGRLGGDEFVALLELEYAEQAAKLAEQLIERVSICQQVDGLEVMLGVSIGIATFPDCGRDLSGLLRAADIAMYEAKRAGRQQYRYYDQEMNGRARSRLMLESSVREAIDHKQVTLVYQPQVSLLDGHLRGVEALLRWQHPSVGDVPPGLFMPLLEEARLISQLSSWIYHQVALARQTWASVMSDEWVLSVSLSSSQFNMPNLVPQLQQALERHGLHGRQLEVEIAEESLMHNIEESTKQLRQLRHLGVRIALDDFGSGNCSLAHLRDLEFDTLKLDPGLVARVLGSPREAALARSIIELCGHFGLLVIAEGVETLEQCHWLQANGCQFIQGPLVALPLTVKEISLWPQPFALRAGPC
- a CDS encoding GNAT family N-acetyltransferase, with protein sequence MTVDWVCKHHNDLGKEQLYAILRLRSEVFVVEQKCVYQDIDNQDLEGDTHHLMAWQDNQLVAYLRLLDPELNGDDVVIGRVLVAEAARGTGLGHQMLEEALKQIDDIWPQMPIFLSAQAHLQGYYARCGFKVEGEVYLEDDIPHIGMRRA
- a CDS encoding polysaccharide lyase family 7 protein — translated: MIDLSTWNLSIPVGTPPATIDTPKLLSGFKGKYFQAEGSSAQFWSPVTGTRTENAIYPRSELRETYADGRLRNWTYPEADNYLRATLAINQVPSSGKIVIGQIHAYDSQKPLVKVEYQYKEKTQTGNIVAKVRMRPDDSKGRVIIVAENVPLQRNFTYVIHLNKAGLLNIEAANGQWNERLGAAWGKKPLYFKAGVYVQDNSGDSKEGGKVTFAKLDIDHN
- a CDS encoding substrate-binding periplasmic protein, with translation MLRLSRAVALIVLLLLAPTVAAERLRLVADAWPPFTDATLINGGLATDIVSTALARAGYASDFEQVPWARALMGVGDGRYDVLINAWYDEARTHLGQFSAEYLLNRVRFIKRRADPIEFQNLQQLHDYPVAVVRGYAYSADFDADPKLQKVPVHNFAMAVRMLAAQRVRLTVEDEYVARFYLARESPRVRNAVEFLPKPLSENSLHILVSLKNPKHEQIVAGFDREISKMKADGSYARLLKQHGM
- a CDS encoding winged helix-turn-helix domain-containing protein, which translates into the protein MDVSKTKSSFYRRLYVAYLIDSQLASSVPALTEVTGMPRRTAQDTIAALADLDIVCEFEQEDGARNHAGHYRIRDWGAIDRGWIERNLVQVKQVLGYP
- a CDS encoding IS110 family transposase yields the protein MTILTSPTVVGIDVAKAEIVAYREDLNATQAIANDRDALGRWLNTLPANSSIALEATSTYHLDTAELAHEIGHRVYVVDAYRLSHYRESIGQRAKTDPCDARLLARYLSSEQKRLRLWSPPPQAYKLLKSLLHRRAELINLRVSLTLSWSGEPLLKDELAQQLKSFKQAEQVIQKLLHKVSKEAGITENIKRCKAIEGVGDLTATGLATAFMRGQFANGDAFIAFLGMDLRPKDSGKKAGPRHLSKKGDSELRRLAHNAAMAASRSATWKPYYESYLARGLAKTQALVILARKLCRVAFALMKNQSEYQPNLKLQGLPAT